A window of Phytoactinopolyspora mesophila contains these coding sequences:
- a CDS encoding 1,4-dihydroxy-2-naphthoyl-CoA synthase — protein sequence MTTALFDVSRWRPVEGFEFTDITYHRQVFGGQDQGTVRIAFDRPEVRNAFRPHTVDELYRALDHARMTSDVGCILLTGNGPSPKDGGWAFCSGGDQRVRGRDGYRYTTTGDHPAGDTVAGASGVARPERIDPARAGRLHILEVQRLIRTMPKIVVAVVPGWAAGGGHSLHVVCDLTLASAEHARFKQTDADVGSFDAGYGSAYLARQVGQKFAREIFFLGDEYSAEDAFRMGMVNAVVPHAELENVALDWAAKINGKSPTAQRMLKFAFNAVDDGMVGQQVFAGEATRLAYMTDEAVEGRNAFLEKRDPDWSPFPWYF from the coding sequence GTGACAACCGCACTGTTCGACGTCTCGCGCTGGCGCCCCGTCGAGGGCTTCGAATTCACTGATATCACCTATCACCGCCAGGTCTTCGGTGGGCAGGATCAGGGCACCGTCCGCATCGCCTTCGACCGGCCCGAGGTCCGCAACGCGTTCCGGCCGCACACGGTCGACGAGCTGTACCGAGCACTCGATCACGCCCGAATGACCTCCGACGTCGGTTGCATATTGCTGACCGGCAACGGGCCGTCCCCGAAGGATGGAGGGTGGGCATTCTGTTCCGGAGGCGACCAACGCGTACGCGGCCGCGACGGTTATCGCTACACCACCACTGGTGACCACCCGGCCGGAGACACCGTGGCGGGCGCCTCGGGCGTGGCGCGGCCGGAACGGATCGATCCGGCCCGGGCCGGCCGGTTGCACATCCTCGAAGTGCAGCGGCTCATCCGCACCATGCCCAAGATCGTCGTCGCGGTCGTGCCGGGATGGGCCGCGGGCGGAGGGCACAGCCTGCACGTGGTGTGTGACCTCACGCTGGCAAGTGCCGAACATGCGCGCTTCAAGCAGACCGACGCCGACGTCGGCTCGTTCGATGCCGGATACGGCTCGGCCTATCTCGCCCGGCAGGTCGGACAGAAGTTCGCCCGCGAGATCTTCTTCCTGGGAGACGAATACTCCGCCGAGGACGCTTTCCGGATGGGCATGGTCAACGCGGTGGTCCCGCATGCCGAGCTGGAGAACGTCGCGCTCGATTGGGCTGCCAAGATCAATGGCAAGAGCCCCACCGCCCAGCGAATGCTCAAGTTCGCATTCAACGCCGTCGACGACGGCATGGTCGGGCAGCAGGTATTCGCAGGTGAGGCGACCCGGCTGGCGTATATGACCGACGAAGCAGTGGAAGGCCGCAACGCTTTCCTCGAGAAGCGGGACCCCGACTGGTCCCCCTTCCCTTGGTATTTCTGA